CAATTTTTTTAGCATTGCTTCATTATTCTTTCTGGAGCATGATTGTGAAGGCACATTGATATTGTGACCACTCACAGAATCTTGGAATATGAAATTATAATCTTCCAGATGTCTCATGAATGTTCCAAAGCTATAATGCAATCCAGTTGAAAACTGGCACCTGAATAATATTTTGTATAGCACAAATCGGGCTTGAATGCTCCTGTGTATAATTTTTTGTCtcctatgtacacacacacacacacacacacacacagtgggcacTGATTTTCAAACTTAAACAATTATagccaataaaaaaattatattgtctATAACATAATTTCATTGTAACATACAAAGAAATGTTTTTCAGTAACACTCAGATTTCTTGTTGATGCGATCTAAAATTGcctgtattattttattctatttcattttcaaatgtggTCATCATACATTGATTTAGTGACCTACTAATGGGTGGCAATCCCAAGTTTGAAATCCACTTTACTCAgagatatatatagatgtgtgtaGAACATTGAAAAGTATCAAAAGGTAGTCCtttaatactttaattttaaaaatttcaaaccaTTGTTGAAGGATGAGTTGTCTCATTGCTACACAGGAACCAATCAACCATTCTTGCCTTTAGTGAATTGACTACATTATAGAAtaaaaaatcctttattgctTGAGTAGGAATTTTCCaataaattttatcaaaaatCTAAagcctagccgaaaccggtttggctcagtggatggagcgtcagcctgcggactgaagggtcccaggttcgattccggtcaagggcatgtacctgggttgcgggcacatctccagtaggagatgtgcaggaggcagctgatcaatgtttctctctcatcgatgtttctagctctctatctctctcccttcctctctgtgaaaaatcaataagatatatttaaaaaaaaatctaaagccTATATGTTGTGGAAAGAAAGTGTAGATGGCCAAAATGTGTCAGgtatagagggagagagagagagagagagagagagagagagagagagagagagagaagagtaaaaTGGTTGCTTCTAGTGCTTCAAGTGCTGCAGACTAGAATGAATGCCAGAAAGAACAtcctaaggatatttttaaactttatcttaACATTGTAGAGGGGCTGGGCATTAGTCAGTTAATATTGCCAGGAAGCACAATCTCTTGCTCTACCATGTCCAAACTAATCTGTTTAAACATCTTGAAAGCTATGATTTTATTACCAGTGCTTTTGAACTTTGTGGGCTGattatttattctttgaattCAAGACAAATGGAGGGAACAAATTAAATTCTAATTTTCCACTTTGGGAAGTGGAGCTAAGAGCAAGTTCTTTTCCCCTCTAAATGAAAGCTGCAACTAAAGTCCATACTATATTAATAAATCAGTTAAGTATTAAGATTACTTCCTGTTTTTACTGTACTTAGTGGGGAAATGATGGAGGACCACTAGCTTAAAGAGAAATAATGTGTTATAGGTTTCTACCATGCCAGATGATAATAATCCTAGGAGCTAAATACTATCATTACCCCTGTTTTACAGGTCAGGAAACAGAGGTACATAAGTTGCCCAAGACAGCAGATAGTAAGTGGCAGATTAGAATTCTAATGTAGacattgttgttttaaaatcCATGTTTGTAATCACTATGTTATATTGCCTCTGAGGTCAGAGATGTCCCTTCTAGGTCTTTCTATGTTATTCTTTATgcatatattgtgacatattttaattactttctgCCAAATTTTCTAGTCTGTGAGCTCCATGAAGACAAGGGTTATCTCTGTCTTATATGCCATGTCcttatatgtgtattttaaaaaatacataaatgaagaAGCAATGATGTTACTAACTATAATCGACTGAACTTAAGTATTTACAAGAGTTGAGAAGAGAGTATATTTGCAATTAGTCAAGAGATGGCCTGAATAAAATATCATTTCTTCAGTTCAAgacatttttatagatttttcttgTCAGGCATTCAAACCAGTGATAATTAAGTGCACTACATAGACCGAGTTTGGATCCCATTGGAAACAAACCAACAATTAAAAACATTGTTGGAAAAAACTGGGAAAACCAAGAATAGACTGGGAATAAATTATATCAAGGAATTATTGCTAAATGGGTTGATTTTGATAGTGGTAcagtagttatatttttaaagtccttaTCTATTACAGATACTTAATGAAGTATTTAGAGTTAAAACTATgatgtctgggatttgctttaaaatattccgGATGTATTCATGAATTACTTCTTCaaagagaaaacaatttttaCTGAAAAAATTCATAGAGACACATGGTGGCGCTGCAGGATAAGATGAAAACAGTGCATGGACCTCACTGTGGACTCCATTATTCAAGGGAACAGAGAGCAGTCAACTCATTCAAGAGAGGCATTAAGGAGCTTCACTTTCAGAGCTGCCGGGAGGGCTCTGCACCCTCCGGGGTTTACTTATTCTAAAAAATCAGAGTTTAGGCTTCCAAAATTAGGGCTAAACTTAAATTTTTCCACAAAGGAGATTGCTTGAAGGAACCATGGCGATCAGAGGAGCGCTCACTTTGCGGAAAAGGCAAGTTGCAATTCTCTTTGTTTTGCTGGGATTGTCTGAGGCAGGTCCTGACACTGTGCGCTATTCTGTGGCAGAGGAAGCAGAAATTGGCTCTTTTGTGGCCAATCTGGCAAGGGATCTGGGGCTTGGGGTGGAGGAGCTGTCCTCCCGGGAGGCCCGGATAATTTCTGATGATAATGGCAGGCATTTGCATCTCAATTTATTGACTGGGGATTTGCTCCTAAATGAGAGACTAGACCGAGAGGAGCTGTGCGGCTCTGCAGAGCCCTGCGTGTTGCATTTTCAGGTGTTATTGCAAAACCCTTTAGAGTTTTTCCGGGCTGAGCTGCACATCAAAGATATAAATGATCACTCCCCTACATTCCTGGACAAGgaaatacttttgaaaatatcAGAAGGTACCACTCTTGGAACGGCATTCCCAATGGAGAGTGCCCAAGATTTGGACATAGGAAGCAACAGTCTCCAAAACTATACAATTAGCCCCAATTCTCATTTCTACATTAAAATTCAAGACAGCGGTGATGGAAAGATATACCCAGAACTGGTCCTAGACAGAATGTTAGATCACGAAAAGGAGCCTGAGCTCAGATTAACACTTGTAGCACTGGATGGTGGGTCCCCACCCAGGTCTGGGACAACATTGGTCCTCATCGAGGTCTTGGACATCAATGACAACTCCCCTGAGTTTCCACAGGGGCTCTATGAGGTGCAGGTCCCAGAGGAcacagccattggctcctggatAATCACCATCTCTGCTAAGGACTTGGATGCAGGACATTATGGGAAAATATCTTACATATTTTTCCATGCATCTGAAGATATTCGTAAGACATTTGAAATCAACCCAACATCTGGTGAAGTTCGTTTGATATCTAGCTTGGACTTTGAAGTAATACAGTCTTACACTGTAAATATTCAGGCAACAGATGGTGGGGGGCTTTCGGAAAAATGCACTCTTCTGATTAAAGTAATGGATATAAACGATAACGCACCAGAAGTGACCATGTCATCAATTACAAACAGAATTCCAGAAAACGCGCCACAGACCTTTGTCGCTGTTTTTAGTATTCGAGACCAAGACTCTGGGGACAATGGAAGGATGGTTTGCTCTATTCAAGATGATCTCCCTTTTATCCTGAAACCAACATTTCAGAATTTTTTCACTCTGGTTTCTGAAAAAGCATTGGacagagagatgagagaggagtATAACATCACCATCACGGTCACCGACTTGGGGACCCCCAGGCTGAAAACCCAGCACAACATCACCCTGCTGGTGTCCGACGTCAACGACAACGCCCCCGCCTTCACCCAAACCGCCTACACCCTGTTCCTCCGCGAGAACAACAGCCCCGCCCTGCACATCGGCAGCGTCAGCGCCACAGACAGGGACGCGGGCGCCAACGCCCAGCTCACCTACTCGCTGCTGCCGCCCCACGACCCGCGGCTGCCCCTGGCCTCGCTCGTGTCCATCAACGCGGACAACGGCCACCTGTTCGCCCTGAGGGCGCTGGACTTCGAGGCGCTGCAGGCGTTCGAGTTCCGCGTGGGCGCCACGGACCGCGGGTCGCCCGCGCTGAGCAGCCAGGCGCTGGTGCGCGTGCAGGTGCTGGACGCCAACGACAACGCGCCCTTCGTGCTGTACCCGCTGCAGAACGGCTCTGCGCCCTGCACCGAGCTGGTGCCCAGGGCGGCCGAGCCGGGCTACCTGGTGAGCAAGGTGGTGGCGGTGGACGCAGACTCGGGCCAGAACGCCTGGCTGTCGTTCCAGCTGCTCAAGGCCACGGAGCCCGGGCTGTTCGGCGTGTGGGCGCACAATGGCGAGGTGCGCACGGCGCGGCTGCTGAGCGAGCGCGACGCGGCCAAGCACAGGCTGCTGGTGCTGGTCAAGGACAATGGCGAGCCCGCGCTGTCGGCCAGCGTCACGCTGCACGTGCTGCTGGTGGATGGCTTCTCGCAGCCCTACCTGCCGCTGCCGGAAGTGGCGGCCGACCAGGCGCAGGCCGACCCGCTGACGGTCTACCTGGTCATCGCGTTGGCGTCGGTGTCGTCGCTGTTCCTGTTCTCGGTGCTGGCGTTCATCGCGGTGCGGCTGTGCAGGCGGAGCAGGGCCGCCTGGGTGGGTGGCTGTTCGGTGCCTGAGGGCCACCTTCCGGGCCACCTGGTGGACGTCAGCGGTACTGGgaccctgtcccagagctaccaGTATGAGGTGTGTCTGATGGGAGGTACTGGGACAGATGAGTTTAAATTTCTGAAGCCAATTGTTCCCAATCTTCCAATCCACGACACTGGTAGGAATGTAGAGGAAAATGAGAACTTTAGGAATAGCTTTGGATTCAACAtccaataaaatttttattttaaacatttagtcTTTCATTATTCTTGGCAAACTGGTAATACTTTGCCAATTTATAGTGGATATCATTTGTACAGTAGTTGCACGTATTAATCCTGAAGCTCTTGCATTTTGCTTTACAAATCTTTATTAgtttgtgtgttttctgtttgtttgttttttcatttattttgtcaaaAATGGCATATTGGGCTGGCGAGGTCGCTCAGTTGGTTATAAAGTCATCTTGATACATCAAGGTTGCGAGTTCAATTCCTTTTTAGGACTCACACAagtgtcaaccaatgaatgcataaataagtggaacaacaaatagacgtttctctctcaaatcaattttaaaagttgaaaaatgGCATGTTAAAGAAGTTATTGCTCATTTTTTGTGGTAATAGTATTGTTATGCAAAACAATGTCGTTGATTATTTGGAATTGCAATCTAATATGTTAAGAGTGAATGCCACAATATATGTAATTTACTTCTAGACATTTCGTTAAAGCGTAgctaaagcaaatattttaaatgctgctGAATCTGGGTGAAAAGAAATCGGATTTTATCATATTATTCTCGAAAAGTTTTCatcataaacattaaaaatgctAACTTACTGTATTCAGTACTAGAGTACCTTTTTGTTAGTTTAtagtaaagcatttttttttgagattttacTTTTTGACAAAATAAAAGTGACCACGTTGGAAATTATTGATTTCTTAAGtaacttttctttattgttgttgATGCTGATGCTGATTTGGGAGAAGAGTCTTACAATGTTCTGATACTTTATatccctgttttgttttctgtaaataTACCCTGTTTGCTAgtttaaatttgtattattttatattgtttattacTCAACTAGAATGTAGTCTATGGTATTATCTTGAGTAAACAATCCTCCAGCAGAAAAGTACAGGTGAAAAAATTCCTTaagaaattgaaatgaaaattcaCACTGTTaatgaaataaagaaggaagacaTTGGATGTATAGTACAGTGCCACATACCCATATAATACATAATACCATATTtgtagaaaatacaaatatataaagaaacataatggaaggagagaagaaggaacaGATGTAGGAAAGGAGACATGTGTTTATACGTAGGAGGATTAGGGCGCAGTGAGAAGTGAGAACTCTACCAATGTCCATGACAGAAATTCTCTCTTCTAAGAGATTGTGTAAATTGATTGCAGCATTATGAAGTTGAGTTAGTATTGATCAGTTGCTGAAAATAGATATTATTTCTCTATGCGCTTGAGAAGATCAATCCCCTGAACCCCACGAAACCTAAGAATTTACTTGTAATTTTGAGACATACCAAGGGatactttacatttttaattaggaTGGTATAGATTATGTAGACCAACACTCCCACTGGAAGTAATGACCTAAAAAGGCACATATATTGTAGGTCACAGTTACTATTTAAAAGTACCCTGAAGAGATAAATGAGCCCCATATCCACTTTTTCCCTGGGAACACTTGGAATCCTGGGAAATGTGAGCCTCTACTTTGATGGTTTATATAATAAGGGAGAAGCATAACAAATTAAGAAATTTATAGAAGACCCTCACATTAATAAATATGAATCCCTAAGAACCACATCTTAACCAGTAGGTGGGTGACCCTTTGTGTGGAATATCAGCTTTAAACTTGAATTTTGATTTAAGGTGACAGATCCTAATAGAACCA
The sequence above is a segment of the Myotis daubentonii chromosome 5, mMyoDau2.1, whole genome shotgun sequence genome. Coding sequences within it:
- the LOC132235763 gene encoding protocadherin beta-14, whose product is MAIRGALTLRKRQVAILFVLLGLSEAGPDTVRYSVAEEAEIGSFVANLARDLGLGVEELSSREARIISDDNGRHLHLNLLTGDLLLNERLDREELCGSAEPCVLHFQVLLQNPLEFFRAELHIKDINDHSPTFLDKEILLKISEGTTLGTAFPMESAQDLDIGSNSLQNYTISPNSHFYIKIQDSGDGKIYPELVLDRMLDHEKEPELRLTLVALDGGSPPRSGTTLVLIEVLDINDNSPEFPQGLYEVQVPEDTAIGSWIITISAKDLDAGHYGKISYIFFHASEDIRKTFEINPTSGEVRLISSLDFEVIQSYTVNIQATDGGGLSEKCTLLIKVMDINDNAPEVTMSSITNRIPENAPQTFVAVFSIRDQDSGDNGRMVCSIQDDLPFILKPTFQNFFTLVSEKALDREMREEYNITITVTDLGTPRLKTQHNITLLVSDVNDNAPAFTQTAYTLFLRENNSPALHIGSVSATDRDAGANAQLTYSLLPPHDPRLPLASLVSINADNGHLFALRALDFEALQAFEFRVGATDRGSPALSSQALVRVQVLDANDNAPFVLYPLQNGSAPCTELVPRAAEPGYLVSKVVAVDADSGQNAWLSFQLLKATEPGLFGVWAHNGEVRTARLLSERDAAKHRLLVLVKDNGEPALSASVTLHVLLVDGFSQPYLPLPEVAADQAQADPLTVYLVIALASVSSLFLFSVLAFIAVRLCRRSRAAWVGGCSVPEGHLPGHLVDVSGTGTLSQSYQYEVCLMGGTGTDEFKFLKPIVPNLPIHDTGRNVEENENFRNSFGFNIQ